The Methylomicrobium agile genome has a segment encoding these proteins:
- a CDS encoding MBL fold metallo-hydrolase, with translation MKFKFWGVRGSIPTPGPMTVKYGGNTTCIEIRTERDELIILDAGTGIHALAQTLLGSMPITANIFITHTHWDHIQGLPFFLPIFFKNNRINIYGGLDPVTDENINRALSVQLQYSYFPIHEAQLKARIEYLTVRPGETVSVGSARITPIILNHPVLNFGYRVECDGASLFFTGDFENPVNIYQPEDDYYESFQLFLVEKNQEIQAAMRGVDALIVDSSYTDEEYAIRQGWGHGTYRSGIKLAIEANAKRLFLTHHEPTRTDADLDRIYRELKEQHPHFTDRLFIAHEGMEVCL, from the coding sequence ATGAAATTCAAATTCTGGGGAGTGAGAGGATCGATTCCGACGCCGGGGCCGATGACCGTCAAATACGGCGGCAACACGACCTGCATCGAAATCCGGACGGAGCGGGACGAATTGATCATTCTCGATGCCGGCACCGGCATCCATGCGCTGGCGCAAACCCTGCTCGGCAGCATGCCGATCACCGCGAACATTTTCATCACCCATACCCACTGGGACCACATCCAGGGCCTGCCTTTTTTCCTGCCGATATTCTTTAAAAACAACCGGATCAACATTTACGGCGGACTCGACCCGGTCACCGACGAAAACATCAACCGGGCGTTGTCGGTGCAGTTGCAATACAGTTATTTTCCGATTCATGAAGCGCAGTTGAAAGCCCGGATCGAATATCTGACGGTCCGGCCCGGCGAAACGGTCAGTGTCGGCAGCGCCCGGATCACCCCGATCATTTTGAATCATCCGGTGCTGAATTTCGGCTACCGGGTCGAGTGCGACGGCGCCTCGCTGTTTTTCACCGGCGATTTCGAAAATCCGGTCAACATTTATCAGCCCGAGGACGATTACTACGAGTCTTTCCAGTTGTTCCTGGTCGAAAAAAACCAGGAAATCCAGGCGGCGATGCGGGGAGTGGATGCGCTGATCGTCGATTCGTCCTATACCGATGAAGAGTATGCGATTCGGCAGGGCTGGGGGCACGGCACTTACCGGTCCGGGATCAAGCTGGCCATCGAGGCGAATGCGAAGCGGCTGTTTCTGACCCACCATGAGCCGACCCGGACCGATGCCGACCTCGACCGGATTTACCGGGAATTGAAGGAACAGCATCCGCATTTTACGGACAGGCTGTTCATCGCGCACGAAGGCATGGAAGTCTGCCTCTAA
- the yihA gene encoding ribosome biogenesis GTP-binding protein YihA/YsxC, producing MNPVYHQAKFINSAPNLKHAPPDHGLEVAFAGRSNAGKSSALNTLTRQNALARISKTPGRTQMLNFFEITEGQRFVDLPGYGFATAPLAAIQQWRKAIEDYLNRRKSLCGIVLVMDVRHPLAEFDWQMLQWCEHAQLPAHILLTKADKLSFGAAKNALLEVQKELSGAPIPLSVQLFSSLKKNGVDEAHAALDRLFARPAAD from the coding sequence ATGAATCCAGTTTATCATCAAGCAAAATTTATTAACAGTGCTCCAAATCTGAAACATGCGCCCCCCGACCACGGACTGGAAGTGGCTTTCGCGGGCCGTTCCAACGCCGGTAAATCGAGCGCGCTGAATACCCTGACCCGGCAAAATGCGCTGGCCCGAATCAGTAAAACGCCGGGGCGGACCCAGATGCTCAACTTCTTCGAAATCACCGAGGGGCAGCGCTTCGTGGACCTGCCCGGCTACGGCTTCGCAACCGCGCCGCTCGCGGCCATACAGCAGTGGCGCAAGGCGATCGAGGATTATTTGAACCGGCGGAAATCGTTGTGCGGGATCGTGCTGGTGATGGACGTGCGCCACCCTTTGGCCGAATTCGACTGGCAGATGCTGCAATGGTGCGAACATGCGCAGCTGCCCGCGCACATTCTGCTGACCAAGGCCGACAAGCTCAGCTTCGGCGCGGCCAAGAATGCGCTGCTGGAGGTCCAAAAAGAATTGAGCGGCGCGCCGATTCCGCTGAGCGTGCAGTTGTTCTCGTCGCTGAAGAAAAACGGGGTGGACGAGGCGCACGCCGCGCTCGACCGGTTATTCGCCCGGCCGGCCGCGGATTAG
- a CDS encoding copper resistance protein B, translated as MKTYSFNPVELRLLLGSLLAGLFYAHPASAQDDRMIFSRFMAERFEYEGNENLHLFKWDIKHWIGNDDHKLYLKTEGDYSADQDIFGRADLQLLYSRNIDTFWDFQIGARRAFEPERTFDAVIGFQGLAPYFVEVDGAVFITDNGNLLGRLSLGYEMLLTQRLILMPRIEVNVAAEDIENRGVKAGVTEFEAGMRLRYEIEREFAPYVGFDYVEEESLREHHHSVRFVVGMRFWY; from the coding sequence ATGAAGACCTATTCCTTCAACCCGGTCGAGCTCCGCCTCCTGCTAGGGAGCCTGCTGGCGGGCCTGTTCTACGCGCATCCGGCCTCCGCACAGGACGACCGGATGATTTTCAGCAGGTTCATGGCCGAACGTTTCGAGTACGAAGGCAACGAAAACCTGCATTTGTTCAAATGGGACATCAAGCACTGGATCGGCAACGACGACCACAAGCTTTACCTGAAAACCGAGGGCGACTATTCGGCCGACCAGGACATCTTCGGGCGCGCCGACCTGCAGCTGCTGTACAGCCGCAATATCGATACGTTCTGGGATTTTCAGATCGGCGCGCGCCGGGCGTTCGAGCCGGAACGGACTTTTGACGCGGTGATCGGCTTTCAGGGGCTCGCGCCTTATTTCGTCGAGGTCGACGGCGCCGTCTTCATCACCGACAACGGCAATCTGCTGGGCCGCTTGAGCCTGGGCTACGAAATGCTGCTGACCCAGCGTCTGATCCTGATGCCCAGAATCGAAGTCAATGTCGCAGCAGAGGACATCGAGAACCGCGGCGTGAAGGCCGGCGTAACCGAATTCGAGGCGGGCATGCGGCTGCGTTACGAGATCGAGCGCGAATTCGCGCCCTATGTCGGCTTCGATTATGTGGAAGAGGAGTCGCTGCGCGAACACCATCACAGCGTGCGCTTTGTGGTGGGAATGCGGTTCTGGTATTGA
- a CDS encoding thiol:disulfide interchange protein DsbA/DsbL: MAGGYETLDAPQPTQDPDKIEVIEFFWYGCPHCYDFEPILESWVKKLPANVDFIRQPAAFSDLWAKHAKAFYVAQALGVLDDKVHADFFDTLQNKRQKLETEEELAAFFTAHGVKEADFHEAYNSFLVDTKVRQAAAMPARYGVTGVPVLIVNGKYKVDGRSAGSHEKMIEVTNQLIKKEAAAKK, from the coding sequence CTGGCCGGCGGCTATGAAACGCTTGATGCGCCGCAACCGACCCAGGATCCGGACAAGATCGAGGTGATCGAGTTTTTCTGGTACGGCTGTCCGCATTGCTACGACTTCGAGCCGATTCTCGAAAGCTGGGTCAAAAAGCTTCCCGCCAATGTCGATTTTATCCGCCAACCGGCCGCGTTCAGCGATCTTTGGGCGAAGCACGCGAAAGCGTTTTATGTCGCCCAGGCCTTGGGCGTACTCGACGACAAGGTTCATGCGGACTTCTTCGATACCCTGCAGAACAAGCGTCAGAAGCTGGAAACCGAAGAGGAGCTGGCCGCGTTCTTTACCGCGCACGGCGTCAAGGAAGCCGACTTCCACGAGGCCTACAATTCCTTTCTGGTCGATACCAAGGTCCGCCAGGCTGCGGCTATGCCCGCGCGTTACGGCGTGACCGGCGTGCCGGTGCTGATCGTGAACGGCAAATACAAGGTCGACGGCAGATCGGCCGGATCGCATGAAAAAATGATCGAGGTCACGAACCAGTTGATCAAAAAGGAAGCCGCGGCCAAAAAATAA
- a CDS encoding c-type cytochrome, whose amino-acid sequence MKIKFLAVAVGIAMCGASAILHAEGNPRAGKDKAAACNSCHGDNGNSMAPNFPKLAQQHASYLAKQLLAFKSGARNDPMMSAMALPLSDGDMADIAAYYAAQKISANAMPVLPPPDEDEDEDEQPAAAPVKSKSVPELIAQGSDLYRNGDRQREVSACIACHGPFGEGNQPAAFPALFSQHADYLIKALTDFKTGARGNTSENMMHMIARKMTDEEIRAVAYHISMMK is encoded by the coding sequence ATGAAAATAAAGTTCCTGGCCGTTGCAGTCGGTATCGCGATGTGCGGCGCTTCCGCTATTTTACATGCGGAGGGCAATCCTCGCGCAGGAAAAGACAAAGCGGCCGCCTGCAACAGTTGCCACGGCGACAACGGCAACAGCATGGCGCCGAATTTTCCGAAACTGGCCCAGCAACATGCCTCCTACCTGGCCAAACAACTGCTGGCATTCAAGAGCGGCGCCCGCAACGATCCGATGATGTCGGCGATGGCGCTGCCGTTGTCCGACGGAGACATGGCCGATATCGCCGCTTACTATGCGGCGCAGAAAATTTCGGCGAATGCGATGCCGGTGCTGCCGCCGCCCGATGAGGACGAAGACGAGGACGAGCAGCCGGCCGCGGCCCCGGTCAAATCCAAATCGGTGCCCGAACTGATCGCTCAAGGCAGCGACCTGTACCGCAACGGCGACCGCCAGCGCGAGGTGTCCGCCTGTATCGCCTGCCACGGCCCGTTCGGCGAAGGCAACCAGCCGGCGGCGTTTCCGGCCCTGTTTTCGCAGCATGCCGATTATCTGATCAAGGCGTTGACCGATTTCAAAACCGGCGCGCGCGGCAATACGTCGGAAAACATGATGCACATGATCGCCCGGAAGATGACCGACGAGGAAATCCGGGCGGTTGCTTACCATATCTCGATGATGAAATAA